ATGTTATGCTGATGAATAGCAAAGATGATTTAGAGTTGGAACTCTTAATCCTTCTCGAGAGGAGCGTGATTGTTAGTTACCAAAATGACTTGGAGAACGCGGAAGCGATGGTACTAGAGGCGTTAAGTAAGTTGAAGAAATATGAAGCTAAAGTTAAAATGAGGGACTATCTGCTAACCATGGCCCATATGTACCTGAACGGAATTTACCGACGGCAGTATAAGCATGGAAAAGCGGATTCCACCATAGCTGTTGCTGAGCAGGTATTACCAAATTCACAAAATCAAATTACTCGTTTCTTCAAGGCACAGATACTCTATGAGATGGCGAGCAATTTGACCATATACATAAATTCTGTTCCACTCCATCTTTCTGTGCGCAAAAAGCTCGTGGAACAGTCAAAGCACTACATGAGACACTGCATAGATCTGAGCATAGAGCTTGATGGTGGCAACGTATACATTAAAGAACATCAGTTTGGGCTGCTCAAACTCGCTTCACTGGACCTAAATTGTGGCACAAGAGCAGCTCGAGAACAAATTACAAGTGATAAGTGCGTTGCAGATGCCCAAACTTGCCTCCGTGCAGTTGAAGAAAAATGCGAGGATGAGATGAGTGAAGGGCTGAAAATACAGTTCTTAAGGGCCAAGTCAGACCTCAATTATAGGTTGGGTGAATTTAAGACAGCACAGAGCGAAGCCAGTCAAGCACTGTCACTGGCTGAAACACTTGGATTCAATTCAGAAATTATTCCCATCCGAGAGAGACTAGAGGATATCTCCAAATTAATAACATTAACAGAAATGATGTCTTTGGAACCATCCCTTGAAGAAGGATCTCTGAATTCTCTGTCATCAAGCACGGTGCCATCTGAAAGGaatttttctttctcctcaGGATGTGAAATGGAATGATTGTAAGGTGTGTGTACAGGTTTATCTATTGCCTACCCAGTGTACTGTGCATTTCACCCTAAAACATGTGAAagacttttttttaatatcaaacTGTTGTGATTGTTCCAAATAGGCAACTAAAATTATAGGGAATACAGCCAaatattattcatttatttattattctgtTAGTAGTAACCTCTGAGAGTGACTAGCAAGCAGT
This window of the Acropora muricata isolate sample 2 chromosome 14, ASM3666990v1, whole genome shotgun sequence genome carries:
- the LOC136898703 gene encoding uncharacterized protein, with product MACLPSSQEDGKHTINIINSKIETVVIGDGNSVNNYCRCLQYPECSTVSSRTTTRRTAVYHDEGERRRFKRKQTKIRFPQLKFKGKSKLPSKNISDESDEDSYYSRCGPEIFPSVSGERNSAFEKSMKRFHIILNRLHALRDSGNFEDFISIADVMLMNSKDDLELELLILLERSVIVSYQNDLENAEAMVLEALSKLKKYEAKVKMRDYLLTMAHMYLNGIYRRQYKHGKADSTIAVAEQVLPNSQNQITRFFKAQILYEMASNLTIYINSVPLHLSVRKKLVEQSKHYMRHCIDLSIELDGGNVYIKEHQFGLLKLASLDLNCGTRAAREQITSDKCVADAQTCLRAVEEKCEDEMSEGLKIQFLRAKSDLNYRLGEFKTAQSEASQALSLAETLGFNSEIIPIRERLEDISKLITLTEMMSLEPSLEEGSLNSLSSSTVPSERNFSFSSGCEME